Below is a genomic region from Gasterosteus aculeatus chromosome 2, fGasAcu3.hap1.1, whole genome shotgun sequence.
tggtgtgttatgtgtcatgcttgcacatttattacagtaaaatcacgacaaaaattcgttgaagcagtcatatttattatttctatttgagccggagcaaatcgctttagcgtcacgtcacaatttggtcgagcatagcgggacatgtcgcggacatgcggacgtgctcataggacccgctagttcaccggcagacggcggaatgcaccgagtcgacccagttaacgtgaacggagccgcggctccgagaggctcggttcacgttagctgctgctgtagccatagatatataaagagtagacgctgcattggctgctgaggcgcaaacaaatatttattattatattatataccagaatattattactgttacaactactatgaatattaaaatacgccgaatcatgttttcggtgtcatgcctacaaaatcccgtgaacatccgcttttgtattcagcgagtgacgcgctgacacttcgttgcgccagctggcactgagaggagcgggtgaccggtccaagctggcggccccgcggctcgtcagcaccactaggcagcagcggtcgatgtctattctttatgtctatggctgtagctgctgtaagcttaatttatgcttccacgttacggcggcggcgggtgtggctgtgtgtttctgcgggtgccgaatccttggtgagccgaagctcatattgaagcgcaggctacggagaagcgtgaatttacaacactggttcacccactgagggacctggacgagcaagtgcactttcgatactttcgaatgtcagcaactgccgcaaattacgttctgagcggaccaatcacagcacttgcggtctacgtcaactcgactcgcagtttgatcttttcggaggtgcacgtcaggctacggcggaggggtctacgtagttacgtagttacttaatatgtatattttcttttttctttcagattgttctttaatgtactgtggtgctctggtgataagtaataagttgatgtacttgaccgaaaatgtagttgtgtttgtgatttttaaagctgaaatagggtattttcaggttgtcagcttgtatggggttgtagaccataatgttgatttcagtttgctgtctttgcagataccatcatgttgatcaaaacattcctgtcatccagcaccaaccaagatctttgccactgtgataagatgtgagctttacatgttttaggtttacttttgatgccaatatttcatgtttacttggaataaatatgtattacagtatggatacaattgtctgtgtgtttttccccctgcatagatatgcaacactggtaggagttggttaaaaatcaacactctttggagtgatttcataatcaacatagtgtaaagtaggtttaacactggaaaggttatttcttttataactatttagtgttacatgtgaataacactatgggtgttacttcttacatagtgtaaaacttgattgacacttcttagagttaatattattacactacactgcacctagtgtcacattttaactcttaccagagtaaaattgactctggaaatttaactctgtgttcagtgtacattttacACTCTGTGtcgatagggaccatatgttcactgaggtagtgttaaaattgactctttaagtgttgtattgaCACTGGCAATTTTGCCGCTGCCTTTGTAAAGTGTTTACACCTGATTGGCATGTTTACCATCACACACCCGACCCGGTTTGATCAATGTGTTCATGTGCGGCTATTTTCAAGGCAGCgtctaaaaaaggcaataaagtgacataattcaaaatgtctgtgtctaatgtagaaaagtgtgtgtagtatttacactataacagtgtgtgtagtatttacagtatttacactataacagtgtgtgtagtatttacactataacagtgtgtgtagtatttacagtgtttacactataacagtgtgtgtagtatttacactataacagtgtgtgtagtatttacagtatttacactataacagtgtgtgtagtatttacactataacagtgtgtgtagtatttacagtatttacactataacagtgtgtgtagtatttgctgctctttgcacgtcaggctCAAatacacttgagacccgggtttagcgcaagacaatgttttaacatattttaccattacatgcatctcacaacatcaaacacaatcacccatttacacagaatatgtggagtgtcttgtggaaatcttctttgatgtgacacattcttctggggccagggaaggtaataaagatggacttcagcgccaaacacacacttctgacagtacggcaaatagtgcctttatttacaggttcggcatataaagacatgccgcgccatacggagcatgtgtaagggatggtgaggtgcttcatgctggtctgatctgtatcactcaatatcagtgcttcttcatccaaaacgtggttcagaaatgggcatcacggtgcaggaagaaacagaggtgaatgagactttatatatcggcatcatcacgttgtgtatgtataaaaaccacacaaagtgagttttgttgtattttgcattccgttgtcagggaaacgcagcccgtgtcatagagtggactccattccgttgttatggagtccactctatgacacgggctgcgttgtcagggaaacgcagtccgtgtcatagagtggactccattccgttgttatggagtccactctatgacacgggctgcgttgtcagggaaacgcagcccgtgtcatagagtggactccaaattgtgacatcatcaacaactcctttgatgtgtctcggaacactagatcattgcgtttctggttccagaagagtgcagttggatattttcccttgaaagtatctgcgatatttgtcctttacagactgaagtagttttttggaagattcatcaccatctttcagaggttacatcgagtcatttagcgacaaataaaacaagtctttttcaagactacaccccttttcagggctgaccaacagtctttttcaagactacacaagtgtcatttaacatgtaccgtagaaacaaccagagaattggagctggcgcttcacttctcgggactcctcccaccggatacaatgtgaacattgcactttctcatgcacggaatgaagtgcactgcctgaaaaggcaagtgagcgaactcaccgctcacactgaaactgtgaagttcgaattgaccaacatgttaaaaggcaaagatcttgcctatgagcagatggttgacaagaacagaaagaggttttcagaccttatcagggagaacgagggtttatctctgaaggtcaccgagaccacaaaacaactttctgtcaaaagtgctgaactcacggtcaacaaccagacctggaagcagaaatatgaagatctggagaaaaagacaaccaagaaactggatgaccaacaacagtcattggagtctaaagtaacagggttactctccaccaacatttctcttcaagagaagctgcacaagcagcaggccaacaaccaacagttggaagcagaacacaaactgctgaagatcaagacagaggctctggatgagactatcagagagaacgagggtttatctctgaagctcaccgagaccacaaaagaactttctgtcaaaagtgctgaactcacggtcaacaaccagacctggcagcagaaatatgaagatctggagaaaaagacaaccaagaaactggatgaccaacaacagtcattggagtctaaagtaacagggttactctccaccaacatttctcttcaagagaagctgcacaagcagcaggccaacaaccaacagttggaagcagaacacaaactgctgaagatcaagacagaggctctggatgagactatcagagagaacgagggtttatctctgaagctcaccgagaccacaaaacaactttctgtcaaaagtgctgaactcacggtcaacaaccagacctggcagcagaaatatgaagatctggagaaaaagacaaccaagaaactggatgaccaacaacagtcattggagtctaaagtaacagggttactctccaccaacatttctcttcaagagaagctgcacaagcagcaggccaacaaccaacagttggaagcagaacacaaactgctgaagatcaagacagaggctctggatgagactatcagggagaacgagggtttatctctgaagctcacagagaccacaaaacaactttctgtcaaaagtgctgaactcacggtcaacaaccagacctggcagcagaaatatgaagatctggagaaaaagacaaccaagaaactggatgaccaacaacagtcattggagtctaaagtaacagggttactctccaccaacatttctcttcaagagaagctgcacaagcagcaggccaacaaccaacagttggaagcagaacacaaactgctgaagatcaagacagaggctctggatgagactatcagagagaacgagggtttatctctgaagctcaccgagaccacaaaagaactttctgtcaaaagtgctgaactcacggtcaacaaccagacctggcagcagaaatatgaagatctggagaaaaagacaaccaagaaactggatgaccaacaacagtcattggagtctaaagtaacagggttactctccaccaacatttctcttcaagagaagctgcacaagcagcaggccaacaaccaacagttggaagcagaacacaaactgctgaagatcaagacagaggctctggatgagactatcagggagaacaagggtttatctctgaagctcaccgagaccacaaaagaactttctgtcaaaagtgctgaactcacggtcaacaacgagacctggcagcagttggaagcagaacacaaactgctgaagacacagagggattctctggctgctttaataaagagccaagaggagacccaccacgagatggtcacaatcagtgatttcactgagttgtgcctgatctctaggatccaacaactggaggataccatctccaaagaacatcagatccttatcaccaggatccaagaattagaggacgacaaaacagtccttgaaaacatctgcctcgacttaaaaaaaaaaaaaagaggcatctttgggagacggatgcaagaccggcagacggagatggacaaaatgaggcgcaagatgcaggacaaggagacaaagaaataggagagagaagagaagaaaaaggagaccatctaggacctgtaagaacaccttcctacacctcccactccatcctaccttatccatctacccccgctccccttccacctgcgcttcacagcgctaaatacccccaccccgggcatggaccgcctcctcattcattggtaaatatcattgccattgtatattttatttcctttgctccaggaagtgtttttttccaccttcatggactggacagtagcacggcacggcctctgaggaatgaggaatctttttcatctcatccatttccttctttggttaatgcaaggctgcagatgaagatgaggggatttctgtatctgcgcatataccctgaacccggccatttggccggtgtttggatgaactaccacggctgggttgacgaatcaacagtgacaacttgtgaaggtagaccgatagtttcattcgtctgtcgttggaaattgggatctcggtttgatttttcaagttatgcattaggaaaggttgacacacatgtccccctctatagtttcaatgatgccatgccaatatatagaacatattttcatacttcatatttgtaatatcatagataataacaagataatataggactaatatcatatagcattatgtaggactaatataacaaacatagtattatacttcatatttgtaatatcatagaagattatataggactaatctcatataacataatataggactaatataacaaacatggcatcatacttagtatttctaatattatataatttaatatcatatacagtgttttccatagcgccccaacacccacgcccccctccggtacgtccgcccccccaaagttggaaacctaggggaaacactgatatgacataatatagtagaactaatataggagacatggctttatactttatctttccaatatcataggacataatatcgtagaacgaatatcataaaatagcatcgtattccatagttctaatataatttaacttaataccgtagaactaaaataaaatagcatcgcattccatagttctaatataatttaacttaatatcgtagaactaatatcataaaatagcatcgtattccatagttcgaatataatttaacttaataccgtagaactaaaataaaatagcatcgcattccatagttctaatataatgtaacttaataccgtagaactaaaataaaatagcatcgtattccatagttctaatataatttaacttaatatcgtagaactaatatcataaaatagcatcgtcttccatagttctaatataatttaacttaatagcgtagaactaaaataaaatagcatcgtcttccatagttctaatataatttaacttaataccgtagaactaaaataaaatagcatcgtattccatatttc
It encodes:
- the LOC144383528 gene encoding uncharacterized protein LOC144383528, yielding MYRRNNQRIGAGASLLGTPPTGYNVNIALSHARNEVHCLKRQVSELTAHTETVKFELTNMLKGKDLAYEQMVDKNRKRFSDLIRENEGLSLKVTETTKQLSVKSAELTVNNQTWKQKYEDLEKKTTKKLDDQQQSLESKVTGLLSTNISLQEKLHKQQANNQQLEAEHKLLKIKTEALDETIRENEGLSLKLTETTKELSVKSAELTVNNQTWQQKYEDLEKKTTKKLDDQQQSLESKVTGLLSTNISLQEKLHKQQANNQQLEAEHKLLKIKTEALDETIRENEGLSLKLTETTKQLSVKSAELTVNNQTWQQKYEDLEKKTTKKLDDQQQSLESKVTGLLSTNISLQEKLHKQQANNQQLEAEHKLLKIKTEALDETIRENEGLSLKLTETTKQLSVKSAELTVNNQTWQQKYEDLEKKTTKKLDDQQQSLESKVTGLLSTNISLQEKLHKQQANNQQLEAEHKLLKIKTEALDETIRENEGLSLKLTETTKELSVKSAELTVNNQTWQQKYEDLEKKTTKKLDDQQQSLESKVTGLLSTNISLQEKLHKQQANNQQLEAEHKLLKIKTEALDETIRENKGLSLKLTETTKELSVKSAELTVNNETWQQLEAEHKLLKTQRDSLAALIKSQEETHHEMVTISDFTELCLISRIQQLEDTISKEHQILITRIQELEDDKTVLENICLDLKKKKRGIFGRRMQDRQTEMDKMRRKMQDKETKK